Below is a window of Armatimonadota bacterium DNA.
CCTCCGAGCCGCCTGGGGCGCGATCCCGAGTTCTGCCAACTGGAACGAAGCCGCCGACCTTAACGGCGACGGCGTCATCGGCACCGCTGACTTCAATATCATGCGAGCCGACTGGGGCGGAATAGGCGACAGCTAAAAGCCACCTCCCTCACCGACAAATTCAGGCTCTTCGACTTCGGTCGAAGAGCCTGAATTGCTTTTAGAAGCACAGTGGTGAGTATTTTATCAATTCAAGTAACATTTTATAGTTACAGATGAAATGCGATTTTTCGTGCCGTTTTCAAAAGGCACAAAAACCTGCAAGCGGGACTAAAGTCCCGGAAGAAAATTATAAGATTAGGTTCAAAATCTGCCGTTCCCAACGCCCCATCATAAATACTCTTGAGCCATTTTGTGCCATTTTGATATAGTCAACAACCTTTCGAATTTGGTTGCGAGGTTATTATCATGGTGAGGCAGTTTTGATCATGAGCGATTTGTCAACCGGATCGCCCGTGCTCAAGGTTCTAGCAACGGTGGAGAACGCCTCACGGGGCTCAGCCGACCTCTCGCCCGGCGACAACCAAATCCAAGGTGGCTACCTCAAGAAGAAACTACGAGGGCGGCCAAATGCTTCCACATAGGAAGTGATTCAAATGACTAAAAGACCCATACTCAAAAAATCATCGCTAACCCTAGTTGGCCCGTTTGCCCTCGCGATTGCGGCCAATGCCAGCCCCCAAACCACAACGAAGCTCGTTCCGTTGCCGGATTCGGTCTTGCCCGTCCTATCCCAGAGCTTCCCCCTGCTGACCAAAGCCCCTGTGGCCAGTTCGAATCTGATCGAAGTGTCCATCAGCCTCAAGCCGAGAGATGAGTACGGCCTCCAGGCATATGCCGATGCCGTCAGCGATCCAAAGTCGGCCATCTACCGCCACTTCATCTCCCCTCAGGAAGTCGGCATCCGCTACGGCGCGTCGGCCAAGGACATCTTGGCCGTCAAGCAATTCCTGACCGGAGGCGGTCTTACCATCACCCACGTCGGCGCTAACAACATCACCATCGCCGCAACCGGTACGCAGACCCAAGTCGAAGCACTCTTCAACACCACGATCAGCAACTTCCAAGTTACTGAAGACACCGGCACGATTTCGTACCGAGCCAATGTGACCCCGCTGAACGTTCCGTCCACGTTGGTCAGCAAGATTCAAAGCGTCGATGGCGTCGAAAGTTACACTCGCCCCCAAATGCGTGGCACCACCCTTGCGCCCAGCATGACGCGAACTCTCTACGGACTCGCCTCAATGTTCTCGGCCGGTTGGACCGGCTCCGGGCGAACCGTCGGCATCTCGAGTTGGGACGGCTTTAGCCTCAACAACGGCAACCTGTTCATCTCTCGCTATGGCCTGCCGACCCCATCCGGCGGCGCGATGTCCAACGTGAGCGTCGTCCATGTCGGTACCGGAAGCCAAAACAACACTGCGCAAGGTGAAGGCGATCTAGACTTCCAGATGATCCTCGCGGCCGCGCCCTTGGCCAACATCGTCATCTACGATGGCACGGGCGGAAATCTGACCACCGTTCTCTCCACTGAAGCCTCGTCGAACACAGCGGACATCATCACAGAAAGCTATGGCTGGAGCATTTCGGCTAGTACGGCTGCCACGGCACACACCCAGCACCTGTCCATGACTGCCTCCGGCATCACTTACATGGCGGCGTCCGGCGACGCGGGAACGACTCTTGGCCCATACGACTACCCGGACTATGATCCTGAAGTGCTGAGCGTGGGCGGAACCATCGCCACGACCGATGCGTCTGGCAACCGAACGAGCGAAACTACGTGGGGCAAGTCCGGTACCAATGGCGGCGGTGGCGGCTGGTGTACTTCCTCCGGCGCAAACGGCTCGTCGTTCAACGTGCATCCTAGCTGGCAGGTTGGTACGGGCGTTCCTTCGTCGTCGACCGTCAATAAGCGGCTGGTTCCCGACGTAGCCCTCCACGCCTCTGGTGCGAACGGCTTTAACAGCCCCTATGCCTACTATGCGTACTCCAGCAACACGCTGTACACGTTTAGCGGTACCAGCGCGGCGTCGCCGACCTTCGCGGCCGGTCTCGCGGCCTGCGAACAGCGACTGTACGCAGCTCGCGGAACGGCAAGACTTGGACGCATCCAAGACTTCATCTACGCGCAGAACGGTCGATCCGACGTGTGGTACGACATCACGACCGGAGCGAGCATTGGCAAGTTGCCAAGCAGTGGCGGTGGTTCTTTGAACAGAAAGACCGCTAACCCGACCGCGGGTTGGGACTTCTGCACCGGTTGGGGCGCAGTCAACTTCAACGCATTCTACGGAACGTTGTAAGAGTCAATCGAAGATCGGATCAAGGTCGTCCCTGGCGCATAAGCCGGGGACGACTATTGTTTTGCCAACAGCACGAATACCCGGCACGATTTGTGCGTCATAATCAGGAAGAGAAAAAGCGAATGTTCGCTTCGTTGCCATTCATCCTCTTATTGATCCTTCAGGGCTTTGCACGACAAGACTGTGCAGAGTTGCTGTCGTGTCACCAGGATTTGGCGAACATTCCGGTTCAGGCTCGAAACCTCAAGGCTTTCGACGACCTCTTCGCATCGCTTTCTTTTGCGTCATTTGACCACAAGAACGCGGGCGAAGTATCGCTGAACGTCCCTAGTCGGGACGAAGCGCAAAAGACCCCCGTTTTCATAGAAGGCAACGCCCAAATTCGCGACGGATTCCTCGAAATCCGCCGATCCAGAGACGGACCCGCAAGCTAATCGACTCCGATTCTTGCCCCTTGTGCGCCTGCGTGCGCCACGTCCACCTCTTATAAACCCATGCTAGAACTCCTAAGAAAGCTCTTCGATACGTCGAAGAGAGACATTGAAACGATTCAACCGCTCGTCGACAAGATCAGTGCCTTTGAGGCCAATATCGAGAATCTTTCCGACGAAGAACTCAAAGACAAGTGCTACGCTCTCCGCCATCGAGCCCGAGGCGGCGAGAAAGGCGAAGAACTGACGGTCGAAACCTTCGCCTGTGTCCGCGAAGTCAGCAAGCGAACCCTCGGTATGCGCCACTTCGACGTCCAGTTGGTCGGTGGCCTGGTCCTCCACCACGGACGAATCGCCGAAATGAAGACCGGTGAAGGTAAGACGCTTGTCGCTGCCGCCCCGCTCGTCCTTAACGCCCTCGGCGGCCGAGGCGCCCACCTTGTTACGGTCAACGACTACCTCGCCCGTCGTGACGCGGTCTGGATGGGTCCGATCTATCACTTCTTCGGCCTGTCCGTTGGCATCATTCAAGGTCAGAGCGAAGAGAACGACGAATTGGGAGGTAGTTATCGCTACGAGCCGGGTGCCGATATCGTGGGCGATCCTCGCTATCTGAATCTGGTCCCCTGTAGCCGACGAGACGCCTACTCCTGCGACATCACCTACGGCACCAACCACGAATTCGGCTTCGACTACCTTCGCGACAACATGGCGTTCAGCGAAGAAGACCTCGTGATGAGCGAGCTCCACTACGCCATCATCGACGAAGTCGACTCGATCTTGATCGACGAAGCGCGAACTCCGCACATCATCTCTGGTCCCTCGATGGAAGACGTTTCGACCTATAAGACCATCGATGGCTTGGTGAAGCAACTGACGCCCGAAGAGCACTGGACCGCCGATAAGAAAAACCACAGTGCAACCCTGACCGAAGAGGGCATGGACAGGCTGGAAGAGATGCTCGGTATCGACAACATCGCCGCCGACGTCAAGCTCCTCCACTACATCAACGCGTCGGTCAAGGCCCACGGCCTCTTCACCCGCGACATCGACTACGTCGTCCGAAGCGGAGAAGTCGTGATTGTCGACGAGAACACGGGACGAATGATGTTCGGTCGCCGCTTCAGCGATGGTCTGCACCAAGCCCTGGAAGCGAAGGAAGGTGTTCGCGTTCAAAACGAAAGCCAGACGGTTGCGACCATCACGTTCCAGAACCTTTTCCGACTTTACGAAAAGCTGGCCGGTATGACCGGTACGGCCAAGACCGAGGAAGACGAGTTTCGAAAGATTTACGGCCTCGACGTCGTCAGCGTTCCGACACACCGACCGAAGCAGCGCGAAGACCACGGCGACAGCATCTACAAGACGCACGAAGCCAAATTCCGCGCGATCGGTTACGAAATCCTTCGACTCTACACGAAGCAACAGCCGGTCCTCGTGGGTACACGGTCGATCGAAATGTCCGAAATCGTCTCCAACCGACTGGAAGCCGACATGCTTCAGAAGTTGGTGATCACCAAGCGGCTGCAGAGCATGAACGAGGTGACGAAGGAGCTGAAGGGCGACCAAGCAAAGGATGCCCGCCGCTTCTACGAGATGAACCTTGCCGAGCTCAACATGAGCGAGGTTGCCATGCTCCTCGGTCAGATGGGTCTGCCGACCTCGATTACCGACGCCAACTGGACCGACTGGTGCCTGAAGGAGTGGGGACTGGAAGAGTCCAACCGTGAGTTCCTATTGGAAGCTCTGAAGCATGGCATCCCGCACAACATTTTGAACGCGAAGTTCCACGAGCAAGAAGCGGTCATCATTGCCGAAGCTGGCCGAAAGGGCGCCGTCACCATTGCTACCAACATGGCTGGCCGTGGCGTTGACATCCTTCTTGGTGGCCGCGTCGAAGACGATCTCGTCCGCATGGCCCGCGATCAGGTCGCAGTCGCTCACGACGGCGTCGACGAGTACGGCGAAACCTTCAAGAGCTACCGACGTGGTGGTCACGAGCGCGCCGCACCGCCGCTTCCGCTGAGCGACCAAGAGCGACGCGAGCAGGCAGAGATCGTCCGAGCCCTCGGCGGTCTGTTTATTCTTGGTACGGAACGACACGAGTCGCGACGAATCGACAACCAGCTTCGTGGACGATCGGGACGTCAAGGCGACCCCGGCGAATCGAAGTTCTATGTCTCGCTCGAAGACCAGCTTTGGAAGATCTTCAACCCGAACATGCTGGAGAATCCGATGCTGAAGGCCTGGCCCCCGATGGAAGAGGTGAACGCTAACTTCCTCAGTCGAATGATCCAGAAGACGCAGGAGCGAATCGAGAACCACTACTTCGAGGCTCGAAAGAACGTTCTTGAGTACGACGACGTTCTGAACGCTCAACGCGAACACATCTACGGCCTTCGCCGCGAAGTTCTGTTGGGTAAAGACGTTCGCGAAGAGCTCCTCAACTACGTTGACGAGGTGGTTGCCGACATCTGCGACAACGCTTGGATGATCGAGGAGAACGGCGACCGAGTGTTCGACCACTCCGTTCTGTTCGAAGACCTTAACGAAATCTTCCCGCTGGTGGATTACGCCACGATCGCCGACCTCGAAAAGCACGAGCCAGGCGAGCCTGTGATTTCCTTTGTCCAGGACATCGCCCGAAAGGCATACGACGAAAAGGTCGAGCAGGCGGGCGAGGCGATGCCGGAAGCCGAGCGGTTCGTGATGCTCCGCGCGGTCAACGACAAGTGGATGGAGCACCTCCAGTTGATCGAATACATCCGCGAAGGTATCGGTCTGCGGGGGTACGGCCAGGTCGATCCGCTGGTCGCGTACAAGAAGGAGACCTACGACACCTTCCAATCGACGCTCAAGAACATTCGCGAGCACGCCTCGAAGATGATCTTCCACGTACGAGTCCAGGCTCAGCGTGAGGACGAAGAACTGGCCCAGGCGTTGACCGACGCTTTTCCGGATGGCGACACACCGAAGGAAGCCAGCAAAGCCGAACCGGGCTCTCTCCCGTTCCCAGGCAACGTCGATCCCAAGAAGGTCGGACGAAACGACACCTGCCCGTGCGGCAGTGGTCTCAAGTTCAAGTCTTGCCACTACTCCGTCCTGCGCCAACAGGGCGTCATCTAATCTAGCCATTGCGATAGAATGTCAGGGTGCACTTTGCGCTCCTGGCATTCTCAATGGCGACGATGAACCCCTCGCACGACTGGCTCCTCGGCCATCACTCTCCTTCCGTCAGCGTCGATATGGCCGACCAGACGATCAGCCTTTCCAACGGCTTGATCTCTCGTTCATGGCTGAAGGATTCGGGCGCTTGCTTCAGCTTCCTGGAACAGACACGTAAGAACGAATTCCTCCGGGCCGTCAAGCCAGAGGCGACAGTTACCCTGGGTGGAAATCGGTACGACATCGGTGGACTGAGCGGTACACCCGACCAAGCCTATATCGACCTCGGACTTTTGTCAAGGGCTTCTCCGGCTCCCGGCAGTTTTCAACTCGCTTCGTACAAAGTCATGCCGTACGAGCCGCTGATCAGCGACCCTCACTCGCCAACGGGCAAGGGCATCTCGTTCGAGTACCGAAACGCCGCAGTTCCGGGCATCATCGTGACCGTTCGTTATCAGATGCCGACTTCAGTGCCGGTGGTCTCAAAGTGGATCGAAATAAAGAATGATCGTTCGGTTCCGGTCACGCTCAACCACTTTCAAAACGAGGTCTTGGCGGCGGTGGAAGGCGAATCGAACGTCGATCCAAGTCCGAATTGGCGATTGCCGAACATGTTCGTGACGAGCGACTATACGTTTGGCGGCATGAGCACCTACAGCCAAATGAAAGGCGTGCATTGGGTGGACGATCCGACCTACACCACGCAGGTTAACTACGATCTGAAAACCCCCTGCCTGCTCGTAGGTGAACCCCAACTTGGACCCGACATCGACATTGCCGCTGGCCAGACGTTCAAGTCGTATCGAGTCCACGAGCTTCTTTACGACTCCACGGACCGCGAGCGAAACGGGCTAGCGGTGCGAAAGCTGTATCGAACCCTTGCGCCCTGGAGTCAGGATAACCCGCTGATGCTCCATCTGACGAGCACCGATCCGGCCACCGTCCATACCGCCATCGATCAGGCGGCGGCATGCGGATTCGAGATGATCATCTTGAGCTTTGGAAGTGGTGTGAATATGGAGACCACGAATCCGGCTGAGATTCAGAAGTTTAAGGAGTTCGCCGACTACGCCCACTCGAAAGGCTTACGGCTCGGCGGCTACTCACTCCTGGCCAGCCGCCGAATCGACGACGAGAACGACGTCATCAACCCCAAGACCGGAAAGACGGGCGGTGCCATCTTCGGTAACTCCCCCTGCCTCCTCAGCCAGTGGGGCATCGACTACTTCCATCGCATCCAAAACTTCCTCACGAAAACCGGCTTCGACCTACTGGAGCATGACGGAAGCTATCCGGGCGATCTTTGCGCCTCAACGAGCCACCCCGGGCATAAGGGGCTGGACGACTCGCAGTACAAGCAGTGGCTCGAAATTACCGATTTCTACCAATGGTGCCGCTCGAAGAACATCTATTTGAATGTTCCCGACAACTACTTCTTATCGGGATCCAACAAAACGGGCATGGGATACCGCGAGACGAATTGGTCGTTGCCCCGGGCTCTGCAGCACGTTCACTGTCGTCAGAATCTGTACGATGGAACCTGGGAAAAGACGCCGAGTATGGGTTGGACCTTCGTGCCATTGGTGCAGTACCAGGGCGGGGGTGCGGCGGCCACGATTGAGCCTCTGAAGGAGCATTTGGCGGACTATGAGATGCACTTAGCGAATAACCTCGGCTATGGAGCCCAGGCTTGCTATCGCGGCCCAAGGCTTTACGACTCGCCCGAGACCGAAGCGATGGTGAAGAAGTGGGTTGGCTGGTTCAAAAAGTACCGCGAGGTGCTGGAGTCAGACGTGATTCATCTCCGTCGTTGCGATGGTCGATCATGGGATGGAATTCTCCACGCCAACCCGACGGGCTCGCATGAGAAGGGCATGCTGGTGCTTTACAATTCTACCAATAAGCCCATCCATGAAGAGATAGAGGTTCCCATTTACTACACGGGGTTGCTTGACCAGGTGGTTCTAGCCGAACACGATGGAAAGCCGCAAAAGATCAAAGTCTCTCGCGGCTTTACAATTCCTGTAACCATCAATATCCCGGCAAAAGGAATGACTTGGTTTACCTTGCGATAAGCGTTACTTGTTCCAGCGAGCAACGGCCTCGGCAAATCGAGCACCGAACTTCTTCGATGTATTCAAATCGGCTTCGCCCGGAGTGACCTCGGGAGAATCGTTGTCGCTCTGCACACCGAGTCCGACGGAGAATCCGTTGCGATTGGTGACGCCATCGTTCTTCAGGGCCTTTGAGACCCAGTTCATTCCGTGCTGGGAGGCAAGCGTCACAAAGTAGTAGAGGGTAAGACCTTTATCGCCATAATTTGAACCTGAATTTGAGAATCCAGCGGCGAGCTTGTCCTGCCAAGCGCCACTGACCCAGCGAGAAACGGTCGAGTCGGCAAAGGTCTTGAATGGTCCCGACGGTCCGCCCATGTAAGTTGGAGATCCGAAGATAATTCCCTCCGATGCGTCGAGGGCATCCCATCCGGATGCAAAACCGTCGAGAGGCTCATCCACTTTGGTGACGTCAAGCAAGTGAACGGTGGTCCCAGCGACGGATTCGACTCCTGCCGCAACCGCTTCGGCAACCTTCTTGGTGTGTCCGTATCCGCTGTGGAAGGCAATGGTAATGTTGCTCATGTATCTGTTTCTACTTGGTTCTTGCTTGATGAAGATGTATCGCAGAATACAGATGGTATAATTTTCATTCCCGCGTGGTGAGTTGCCCGAGTGGCCAATGGGAACAGACTGTAAATCTGTCGGCGAGAGCCTACGTAGGTTCGAATCCTACACTCACCACCATTCTCGCTCCAATCGAAGCCTTCAGATTGGCATTTGTCCCTTTGGACCGATAGCTACGAGGTCAAGCAAAGTATCCTAAGCCAATGACCACCCGGAAGTACTGGATGTGGACCGGACCGTCGAAATCGGCATCCGAAAAGGACCTGAAGGACAAGTACCAAAAGATTCGCGCTCACGGGATTACGGGCATCTTTCTGGAGCACGAACTGCCGGACGCCGAATGCCACGCCATCAAGGAAGCCGGGCTTGAGCTCCACGCATGGATGTGGACGGTCAATCGCGGCGATCAGTGGATTCACGATAATCATCCAGAGTGGTATCAGGTCAGTCGGTCGGGCAAGAGCTGCTTCGATCAACCGCCTTATGTGGCCTACTACAAATGGGTTTGCCCATCGATCCCTGCGGTGGTGGACTACATCGTGGGTCAAGCGCACGACCGAGCCAAGAACCCGCTAGTGGACGGGGTTCATCTCGACTACGTGCGCTACCCCGACGTCATTCTGCCGCGAGGGCTTTGGAGCAAGTACAACCTCGACCAGACCGAAGAGCTTCCCGACTACGACTTTTGCTACTCGGACGCGAGCCGGAAGGCATTCCAGGAGCGATATGGGTACGACCCGAAGACTTTGGATCGGCCTGACATCGACCAGCGTTGGCTTCACTTCCGATACGACAACGTCACCAATCTCGTCACCAAGGTCGTGCAAAGCGTCCACGCTGAGAAGAAGGTCGTGACGGCCGCCGTGTTCCCGACTCCCTCGCTCGCACGCAAGATTTGCCGGCAGGATTGGGACAAATGGCCCCTCGATGCCGTTTGCCCGATGACCTACAACAAGTTCTATGAGCAGGAAGTTGATTGGATCGGCGATTGCGTTCGCGAGAATATCGACGCGGTGACCTTTCCGGTTTACGCGGGCCTGTATCTGCCGGATTTCAAAGCTGGCGACCTGGAAAAGGCCGTAAAGGTCGCCCATCACCGTGGGGCGATGGGCGTTTCGTTATTCGGGTCACCAAGCGACGCTCAGTGGGAAGAGTTCGAGCGGGCTATCGCAGGCTAGAACCCAGTCGATTGATTCTACATATCGAAAAGTTTCTGCAGCGTCATTTCGGCCAGGCGCTTGCGGAGGCTTTTCGCCCTGGCATGGTCGCCTAGCTTGTCGTAGCACGTTGCCGCAGCTTCGAGCGGATTCGAATAATTGGTCTTGGGGATCATCTGATATTTGACAGAGACATCGAATTGGTTTTCGAAGCAGATAGCGGCATCGCGGTAGTCACCTTGGCCCATGAAGACGTGCCCACGGATGTTCCAGAAGCGATCGGCGACGAATTCGACGGGGACCTGGAGGGCGAATGCGGGCATAAACTCCGGGAACGACCATTGAGACTCGTGCAGTCCAACAGGCACCATCGCTGTAGCGGTATCGGCGGTAGATCGTCCAAACATCGGTCGAAGCTGGAACTTAATATCCACCGAATTTGGCCGTGAAATCTGCTTATCAGTTGGGATGAATAAGTAGGCGACAATCTCATAATCACCAACCTTATTGTCCTTTCGTCTGCCGTAATTGGACATGACAAAGGATGTTCCGACTTGGTATCCATTCTGTTTGCTCGATGGCACCCAACCTGGTTTGCTTGTGCTCTTTAGGCCAAGCATGACCCACAGTTCGCCGTTCCGGCCCAAAACGCCGTCAAAGACCAATGGCTTTTCATCTGACACGGGCACTTGTCCATAGTGGTCAAGGGTCTTTTGGCGATCCGCCTCAATGTCAATAATCGGCTTGGCTGGATTGGGATCGAAGTTGGGAGACGGACTTGGCAAGTCGTAGAAGTATTCCTGTCGAATTTCGAATCGATCGTGGGGAGTTGGACCAACGGTCCGTATAAGGAGAGGCAAATCCGAATCCTTCGATACTGTGACGACAGTTCCATGCTGAGCATTGGCCCCCTTGCTGACTAGCTCATAGGCTTCGATGCCTCGGTAGGGTTTGGCCGTACGCTTCTGGAACGAATTAAGCGACCGAAGGAACCGCATCGCATGGTCCATCGGATTCTCAAACGAACTGCTCCGGTACTTGGAGTCAATTTTTGTCTGGATGATGTAGGGAAGTTGGCGAAAGTCATCGTATTCTTCGACTCCATCGATCGTGGATGTGAGTTGCCTGGACTTGGGAATCCCGCTCACCATTTGGACTTTTCCGTCGAAGTAAGTGGTTTCGCTAGAGGAAATCCACTTCGCTTGCTTTGAACTCTTGGTCGACGTAACCTGTCGCCAGTAATGTGCATTTTGGAAGGCAACCAGAATCCTTTCACTGGCGGCGGCGCTGGCCTGCCGAGGAACAAAAATAATGGCAAGCGCGATGGTGGCACCGACGCCAGTGAGCGAAAGGGGCTTCCAAAGGGCCATTCTGTGACGTCTTTGTGGCAAAGGGCCAGTGTAGTGGCCCAGCCCATCGGCGTAATGGGATAGTAGTTCATCCGCTTTCTGATCGTTCATTCTTCTTCTCCGTGCATGTCGTTCCATTCGCTCACGA
It encodes the following:
- a CDS encoding preprotein translocase subunit SecA, whose translation is MLELLRKLFDTSKRDIETIQPLVDKISAFEANIENLSDEELKDKCYALRHRARGGEKGEELTVETFACVREVSKRTLGMRHFDVQLVGGLVLHHGRIAEMKTGEGKTLVAAAPLVLNALGGRGAHLVTVNDYLARRDAVWMGPIYHFFGLSVGIIQGQSEENDELGGSYRYEPGADIVGDPRYLNLVPCSRRDAYSCDITYGTNHEFGFDYLRDNMAFSEEDLVMSELHYAIIDEVDSILIDEARTPHIISGPSMEDVSTYKTIDGLVKQLTPEEHWTADKKNHSATLTEEGMDRLEEMLGIDNIAADVKLLHYINASVKAHGLFTRDIDYVVRSGEVVIVDENTGRMMFGRRFSDGLHQALEAKEGVRVQNESQTVATITFQNLFRLYEKLAGMTGTAKTEEDEFRKIYGLDVVSVPTHRPKQREDHGDSIYKTHEAKFRAIGYEILRLYTKQQPVLVGTRSIEMSEIVSNRLEADMLQKLVITKRLQSMNEVTKELKGDQAKDARRFYEMNLAELNMSEVAMLLGQMGLPTSITDANWTDWCLKEWGLEESNREFLLEALKHGIPHNILNAKFHEQEAVIIAEAGRKGAVTIATNMAGRGVDILLGGRVEDDLVRMARDQVAVAHDGVDEYGETFKSYRRGGHERAAPPLPLSDQERREQAEIVRALGGLFILGTERHESRRIDNQLRGRSGRQGDPGESKFYVSLEDQLWKIFNPNMLENPMLKAWPPMEEVNANFLSRMIQKTQERIENHYFEARKNVLEYDDVLNAQREHIYGLRREVLLGKDVREELLNYVDEVVADICDNAWMIEENGDRVFDHSVLFEDLNEIFPLVDYATIADLEKHEPGEPVISFVQDIARKAYDEKVEQAGEAMPEAERFVMLRAVNDKWMEHLQLIEYIREGIGLRGYGQVDPLVAYKKETYDTFQSTLKNIREHASKMIFHVRVQAQREDEELAQALTDAFPDGDTPKEASKAEPGSLPFPGNVDPKKVGRNDTCPCGSGLKFKSCHYSVLRQQGVI
- a CDS encoding alpha-galactosidase gives rise to the protein MHFALLAFSMATMNPSHDWLLGHHSPSVSVDMADQTISLSNGLISRSWLKDSGACFSFLEQTRKNEFLRAVKPEATVTLGGNRYDIGGLSGTPDQAYIDLGLLSRASPAPGSFQLASYKVMPYEPLISDPHSPTGKGISFEYRNAAVPGIIVTVRYQMPTSVPVVSKWIEIKNDRSVPVTLNHFQNEVLAAVEGESNVDPSPNWRLPNMFVTSDYTFGGMSTYSQMKGVHWVDDPTYTTQVNYDLKTPCLLVGEPQLGPDIDIAAGQTFKSYRVHELLYDSTDRERNGLAVRKLYRTLAPWSQDNPLMLHLTSTDPATVHTAIDQAAACGFEMIILSFGSGVNMETTNPAEIQKFKEFADYAHSKGLRLGGYSLLASRRIDDENDVINPKTGKTGGAIFGNSPCLLSQWGIDYFHRIQNFLTKTGFDLLEHDGSYPGDLCASTSHPGHKGLDDSQYKQWLEITDFYQWCRSKNIYLNVPDNYFLSGSNKTGMGYRETNWSLPRALQHVHCRQNLYDGTWEKTPSMGWTFVPLVQYQGGGAAATIEPLKEHLADYEMHLANNLGYGAQACYRGPRLYDSPETEAMVKKWVGWFKKYREVLESDVIHLRRCDGRSWDGILHANPTGSHEKGMLVLYNSTNKPIHEEIEVPIYYTGLLDQVVLAEHDGKPQKIKVSRGFTIPVTINIPAKGMTWFTLR
- a CDS encoding NADPH-dependent FMN reductase → MSNITIAFHSGYGHTKKVAEAVAAGVESVAGTTVHLLDVTKVDEPLDGFASGWDALDASEGIIFGSPTYMGGPSGPFKTFADSTVSRWVSGAWQDKLAAGFSNSGSNYGDKGLTLYYFVTLASQHGMNWVSKALKNDGVTNRNGFSVGLGVQSDNDSPEVTPGEADLNTSKKFGARFAEAVARWNK
- a CDS encoding family 10 glycosylhydrolase produces the protein MTTRKYWMWTGPSKSASEKDLKDKYQKIRAHGITGIFLEHELPDAECHAIKEAGLELHAWMWTVNRGDQWIHDNHPEWYQVSRSGKSCFDQPPYVAYYKWVCPSIPAVVDYIVGQAHDRAKNPLVDGVHLDYVRYPDVILPRGLWSKYNLDQTEELPDYDFCYSDASRKAFQERYGYDPKTLDRPDIDQRWLHFRYDNVTNLVTKVVQSVHAEKKVVTAAVFPTPSLARKICRQDWDKWPLDAVCPMTYNKFYEQEVDWIGDCVRENIDAVTFPVYAGLYLPDFKAGDLEKAVKVAHHRGAMGVSLFGSPSDAQWEEFERAIAG